One genomic segment of Hevea brasiliensis isolate MT/VB/25A 57/8 chromosome 3, ASM3005281v1, whole genome shotgun sequence includes these proteins:
- the LOC110646333 gene encoding glycerol-3-phosphate dehydrogenase [NAD(+)] GPDHC1, cytosolic, which produces MVGSIETMNVHQNGWSIHNGNGLEEKLDELRSLLGKADGDPLRIVGVGAGAWGSVFAALLQDSYGQFRQKVQIRIWRRPGRAVDRATAEHLFEVINSREDVLRRLIRRCAYLKYVEARLGDRTLYADEILKDGFCLNMIDTPLCPLKVVTNLQEAVWDADIVVNGVPSTETLDVFEEISHYWKERITMPIIISLAKGVEAALQPVPHIITPTQMINRVTGASMENILYLGGPNIASEIYNKEYANARICGAEKWRKPLAKFLRQPHFIVWDNSDLITHEVMGGLKNVYAIGAGMVAALTNESATSKSVYFAHCTSEMIFITHLLAEEPEKLAGPLLSDTYVTLLKGRNAWYGQMLAKGELNRDMGDSISGKGMIQGVSAVKAFYELLSQPSLSVLHPDGKKPVAPVELCPILKTLYKILISRENSSQAILQALRDETLNDPRERIEIAQSHAFYRPSLLGQP; this is translated from the exons ATGGTTGGAAGTATCGAGACAATGAatgttcatcaaaatggatggtcTATTCACAATGGTAATGGTCTGGAAGAGAAGCTTGATGAGCTTCGAAGCCTTCTTGGAAAGGCTGATGGTGATCCTCTAAGGATCGTTGGTGTTGGAGCAGGTGCATGGGGAAGTGTTTTTGCTGCTTTGTTGCAAGATAGTTATGGTCAGTTTCGACAGAAGGTCCAAATCAGGATTTGGAGAAGGCCTGGAAGAGCTGTTGATAGAGCCACAGCAGAACATCTCTTTGAAGTGATCAATTCAAGGGAGGATGTATTGAGGAGGTTGATCCGGAGATGTGCTTATTTGAAATATGTCGAGGCAAGGCTAGGTGACCGAACTCTTTATGCAGATGAGATTTTGAAAGATGGATTTTGCTTGAACATGATTGATACTCCACTCTGTCCTTTGAAGGTTGTGACTAATCTGCAAGAGGCTGTTTGGGATGCAGACATTGTGGTGAATGGTGTGCCTTCAACAGAAACACTGGATGTGTTTGAAGAGATTAGTCATTATTGGAAGGAGAGAATTACCATGCCTATCATTATCTCTTTAGCAAAGGGCGTAGAGGCTGCTTTGCAACCTGTTCCTCATATAATTACTCCCACGCAGATGATTAATAGAGTGA CTGGGGCGAGTATGGAGAATATACTTTATCTCGGTGGACCAAATATTGCTTCAGAAATATATAACAAGGAATATGCTAATGCTCGAATATGCGGAGCTGAAAAGTGGAGAAAGCCTCTTGCTAAGTTTCTAAGGCAACCGCATTTCATTGTATGGGACAACAGTGACCTTATCACTCATGAAGTCATGGGTGGTCTGAAGAATGTCTATGCCATTGGAGCCG GAATGGTAGCAGCCCTTACTAATGAGAGTGCTACCAGCAAGTCAGTATATTTTGCACATTGTACATCAGAGATGATATTTATTACTCATTTACTGGCTGAAGAACCTGAGAAGCTTGCAGGGCCTTTGCTATCAGACACTTATGTAACCTTGTTAAAAGGTCGCAATGCATGGTACGGCCAAATGTTAGCCAAAGGGGAATTGAACAGGGATATGGGTGATAGCATTAGTGGAAAAGGAATGATTCAG GGTGTTTCTGCAGTTAAAGCTTTCTATGAACTCCTGAGTCAGCCAAGCTTGAGTGTACTGCATCCGGATGGAAAGAAGCCTGTTGCACCCGTTGAGCTCTGCCCCATTTTAAAAACACTGTATAAAATACTTATATCAAG GGAAAATTCATCACAAGCTATTTTGCAAGCACTAAGGGATGAAACTCTGAACGATCCCCGGGAACGCATTGAGATTGCACAAAGCCATGCTTTCTACAGGCCTTCTCTTCTTGGGCAGCCTTGA
- the LOC110646332 gene encoding UDP-URONIC ACID TRANSPORTER 1 yields MSSLSSSSSKKQALFITSLIILWYSSNIGVLLLNKYLLSNYGFRFPIFLTMCHMSACAILSYLSIVFFKMVPLQPIKSRPQFFKIATLSVVFCGSVVGGNISLRYLPVSFNQAVGATTPFFTAVFAYLMTFKREAWVTYAALVPVVAGVVIASGGEPGFHLYGFIMCISATAARAFKSVLQGILLSSEGEKLNSMNLMLYMSPIAVLVLLPAALVMEPNVLEVTLSLGRQHKYMWVLLVLNSTMAYSANLSNFLVTKHTSALTLQVLGNAKGAVAVVISIFIFRNPVTFVGIAGYTMTVAGVVAYGEAKRRFR; encoded by the exons ATGTCATcattatcttcttcttcctcaaagaaACAAGCCCTTTTCATTACTTCCCTTATCATCCTCTGGTACTCCTCAAACATTGGTGTTTTGCTTCTCAACAAGTACTTGCTCTCTAACTATGGTTTCCGGTTCCCAATCTTCCTCACCATGTGCCACATGTCTGCTTGTGCCATTCTCAGTTACCTCTCCATTGTTTTCTTCAAGATGGTTCCTCTTCAGCCTATCAAATCCAGGCCTCAGTTCTTCAAGATTGCAACTTTGAGTGTTGTCTTTTGTGGGTCTGTTGTCGGTGGCAATATTTCGCTCAGGTATTTGCCTGTTTCCTTTAATCAGGCTGTTGGTGCTACGACCCCCTTTTTCACTGCGGTCTTTGCTTACTTGATGACCTTCAAGAGGGAGGCTTGGGTTACATATGCTGCTCTTGTGCCTGTTGTTGCTGGTGTTGTAATTGCTAGTGGG GGTGAGCCAGGTTTTCACTTGTATGGATTTATTATGTGCATAAGCGCAACTGCTGCAAGGGCCTTTAAGTCTGTTCTTCAGGGCATCCTGCTTTCTTCTGAGGG AGAAAAGTTGAACTCGATGAATTTGATGCTGTATATGTCCCCTATTGCAGTTTTAGTATTGTTGCCTGCAGCACTTGTAATGGAGCCCAATGTGCTAGAAGTCACTCTATCTCTCGGAAGGCAACATAAATATATGTGGGTACTGCTGGTTCTTAATTCAACGATGGCCTACTCAGCTAACTTGTCAAATTTTTTGGTCACTAAGCATACAAGTGCACTAACACTCCAG GTGTTAGGCAATGCAAAGGGTGCTGTGGCTGTTGTTATCTCAATTTTCATCTTCAGGAATCCTGTAACATTCGTGGGGATTGCAGGTTACACAATGACTGTTGCTGGGGTAGTTGCTTATGGAGAAGCAAAGAGAAGATTTAGATGA